One Dysosmobacter welbionis DNA segment encodes these proteins:
- a CDS encoding LrgB family protein, whose translation MSALWESPFFGVTLTILAYWAGCKIQKRTGLVICNGLVLAVMMIIAVLAVFDIPYAAYNAGGSLINLFLGPATVCLAVTIYAQIDLLKKNLLPILAGCAAGAVTSVLSIWGLCRLFGLDRTLTVSLLPKSVTTPIATAIAEGQGGIVSITVAAVIFTGILGNLCAPALARLFRVKDPVAAGLAIGACSHAMGTARALELGETEGAMSGLAIGLCGLATTILALFFDVLV comes from the coding sequence ATGAGCGCGCTGTGGGAGTCCCCCTTTTTCGGGGTGACGCTGACGATCCTGGCTTACTGGGCAGGCTGCAAAATCCAGAAGCGGACCGGGCTTGTGATCTGCAACGGCCTGGTGCTGGCGGTGATGATGATTATCGCGGTGCTGGCGGTGTTTGACATTCCCTATGCAGCGTACAACGCCGGCGGCAGCCTCATCAACCTCTTTCTGGGGCCGGCCACGGTCTGCCTGGCAGTAACCATCTACGCCCAGATCGACCTGCTGAAAAAGAACCTGCTGCCCATCCTGGCGGGATGCGCGGCCGGGGCGGTGACTTCGGTCCTCAGCATCTGGGGCCTGTGCCGCCTGTTCGGCCTGGACCGGACACTGACCGTCTCCCTCCTGCCCAAGTCCGTCACCACACCCATCGCCACCGCCATTGCGGAGGGGCAGGGCGGCATTGTCTCCATCACCGTGGCGGCGGTGATCTTCACCGGCATCCTGGGCAACCTGTGCGCCCCCGCGCTGGCACGCCTCTTCCGGGTGAAGGATCCGGTGGCGGCAGGGCTGGCCATCGGCGCCTGCAGCCACGCCATGGGCACCGCCCGCGCCCTGGAGCTGGGGGAGACGGAGGGGGCCATGAGCGGCCTTGCCATCGGCCTCTGCGGCCTCGCCACCACTATTTTGGCGCTGTTCTTCGACGTGCTGGTGTAA
- a CDS encoding CidA/LrgA family protein: MKLLTQIGIIFGICWISTCIERVLPFTLPASIIGMLLLLALLLARVIKTEHIREKSDYLLGNLPFFFIPASVSIINYADVLRENLLALVVVCAVSLIATFAATVGAVRLTCRLLERGKRR, encoded by the coding sequence TTGAAACTTCTAACGCAGATCGGCATCATCTTCGGCATCTGCTGGATCAGCACCTGTATTGAGCGGGTGTTGCCCTTCACCCTGCCTGCCAGCATCATCGGGATGCTGCTGCTTCTGGCGCTGCTGCTGGCACGCGTCATCAAGACAGAACACATCCGGGAGAAGTCGGACTACCTGCTGGGGAATCTCCCCTTCTTCTTCATCCCGGCCAGTGTCAGCATCATCAACTATGCAGATGTGTTACGGGAGAACCTGCTTGCCCTGGTGGTCGTCTGCGCGGTCTCGCTGATTGCCACCTTTGCCGCTACAGTGGGAGCGGTGCGGCTCACCTGCCGCCTGCTGGAGAGGGGGAAGCGGAGATGA
- a CDS encoding zinc dependent phospholipase C family protein, protein MQKRSHKLLAATLLENTQGFQARRFELAFLFGSFQPDCNPLTYLKGSLRAYKFRGHNYSNSQHYIYSRISRLQRRQRWTIWQYYTLGKLTHYLADAFTYPHNENYPDSMLCHHQYETDLRAYLEEYLATRALRREKFRQDVADALQELHRQYMAGVADMRKDVQFILKATSLLMAGCLPASAAAAV, encoded by the coding sequence TTGCAGAAACGCAGTCACAAACTGCTGGCCGCCACCCTGCTGGAGAATACCCAGGGATTTCAGGCCAGACGATTCGAGCTCGCCTTCCTGTTCGGCTCCTTTCAGCCGGACTGCAACCCCCTGACCTATTTGAAGGGCTCCCTGCGGGCCTATAAGTTCCGGGGGCATAACTACTCCAACTCCCAGCACTACATCTACTCCCGCATCTCCCGGCTCCAGCGCCGCCAGCGCTGGACCATCTGGCAGTATTACACCCTGGGCAAACTGACCCACTATCTGGCGGATGCGTTCACCTATCCCCATAACGAGAATTATCCCGACAGTATGCTCTGCCACCACCAGTATGAGACGGACCTGCGGGCCTATCTGGAGGAGTATCTGGCCACCCGCGCCCTTCGTCGGGAGAAGTTCCGTCAGGACGTGGCGGACGCCCTTCAGGAGCTGCACCGGCAGTACATGGCCGGCGTGGCCGATATGCGCAAGGATGTGCAGTTCATCCTGAAGGCCACCTCCCTGCTGATGGCCGGCTGCCTGCCTGCCAGCGCCGCAGCGGCTGTCTGA
- the aroF gene encoding 3-deoxy-7-phosphoheptulonate synthase produces the protein MIVVLKQNPNRHQLESLIAWLQEKGIIIHTSIGEAHTILGLVGDTSQLDIDLIAALDIVEDVKRVQEPYKNANRKFHPEDTVVQVGNTQIGGGNLTLMAGPCSVESEEQVVAIAKAVKASGATMLRGGAFKPRTSPYSFQGLGATGLEYLKVARQETGLPIVTELMDLSQLPLFKDVDVIQIGARNMQNFDLLKAVGHQDKPVMIKRGMSATYEEWLMSAEYVMAGGNENVILCERGIRTFESYTRNTLDLACIPVLRKLTHLPIIIDPSHATGKSWLVDPLAMGAVATGADGLLIEVHNDPAHALCDGPQSLKPEVFDGLAKKLLKLHDFMKTVEE, from the coding sequence ATGATCGTCGTTCTGAAACAAAACCCCAACCGGCACCAGCTGGAGAGCCTGATCGCCTGGCTCCAGGAAAAGGGGATCATCATCCACACCAGCATCGGCGAGGCCCACACCATCTTAGGACTGGTGGGTGATACCAGCCAGCTGGACATCGACCTGATTGCCGCCCTGGACATCGTGGAGGATGTGAAACGGGTCCAGGAGCCCTACAAGAATGCCAACCGGAAGTTCCACCCGGAGGACACGGTGGTGCAGGTGGGCAACACCCAGATCGGCGGCGGCAATCTGACCCTGATGGCGGGTCCCTGCTCTGTGGAGAGCGAGGAGCAGGTGGTGGCCATTGCCAAAGCGGTGAAGGCCAGCGGCGCCACCATGCTGCGGGGGGGCGCCTTCAAGCCCCGGACCTCCCCCTACTCCTTCCAGGGCCTGGGGGCCACGGGTTTGGAGTACCTGAAGGTGGCCCGGCAGGAGACCGGCCTCCCCATCGTGACGGAGCTGATGGACCTGAGCCAGCTGCCCCTCTTCAAGGATGTGGACGTGATCCAGATCGGCGCCCGGAACATGCAGAACTTCGACCTACTCAAGGCCGTAGGCCATCAGGACAAACCCGTCATGATCAAACGGGGCATGTCCGCCACCTACGAGGAGTGGCTGATGAGCGCCGAGTACGTCATGGCCGGCGGCAATGAGAATGTGATCCTCTGCGAGCGAGGTATCCGCACCTTTGAGAGCTACACCCGCAACACCCTGGATCTGGCCTGCATCCCCGTGCTGCGGAAGCTGACCCACCTGCCCATCATCATCGATCCCAGCCATGCCACCGGCAAGAGCTGGCTGGTAGATCCCCTGGCCATGGGCGCCGTGGCTACCGGTGCCGACGGATTGCTGATCGAGGTCCACAACGACCCGGCCCATGCCCTGTGCGATGGCCCCCAGTCCCTGAAGCCGGAGGTGTTCGACGGCCTGGCGAAGAAGCTGCTGAAGCTCCATGACTTTATGAAGACGGTGGAGGAGTAA
- a CDS encoding prephenate dehydrogenase, which yields MNVAIVGLGLIGGSMAKSIKNRTSHTVWGIDLNAETMTMARMCGAIDAPLTEENLPQADLILVAIRPGAAIEWVRQHAPQIAKSAILVDLCGVKRTVVAAIAPIAEERGFSYIGGHPMAGKERGGFTASAEDLYVGASMILTPDKRTDMRLLETLKAFFLDLGFAGLTFSTPEEHDRIIAFTSQLAHIVSSAYVKSPEAQKRRGFSAGSFQDMTRVARLDEDMWTELFLDDEDFLTAELEELIGHLTDYRNALRAKDTQRLHDLLKEGRELKATAGGN from the coding sequence ATGAATGTTGCCATCGTCGGCCTGGGCCTCATCGGCGGGTCCATGGCCAAGAGCATCAAGAACCGCACCAGCCACACCGTCTGGGGCATAGACCTGAACGCGGAGACCATGACCATGGCCCGGATGTGCGGCGCCATCGACGCCCCCCTGACGGAGGAGAACCTGCCCCAGGCGGATCTGATCCTGGTGGCGATCCGGCCCGGCGCCGCCATCGAGTGGGTCCGGCAGCACGCGCCGCAGATCGCCAAGTCCGCCATTCTGGTGGACCTGTGCGGCGTGAAGCGGACCGTGGTGGCGGCCATCGCCCCCATCGCAGAGGAACGCGGCTTCTCCTATATCGGCGGCCACCCCATGGCCGGTAAGGAGCGGGGCGGCTTCACCGCCTCCGCAGAGGACCTGTACGTGGGAGCATCTATGATCCTGACGCCGGACAAGCGGACGGACATGCGGCTGCTGGAGACGCTGAAGGCCTTCTTTCTGGACCTGGGCTTTGCGGGCCTCACCTTCTCAACGCCGGAGGAGCACGACCGCATCATCGCCTTTACTTCCCAGCTGGCCCATATCGTCTCCAGCGCCTATGTGAAGTCGCCGGAGGCCCAGAAGCGCCGAGGCTTTTCCGCCGGCAGCTTTCAGGATATGACCCGGGTGGCCCGTCTGGATGAGGACATGTGGACAGAGCTGTTTCTGGACGATGAGGACTTCCTCACCGCCGAGCTGGAAGAGCTGATCGGCCACCTGACGGACTACCGCAACGCCTTGCGGGCCAAGGATACTCAGCGGCTGCACGATTTGCTGAAGGAGGGCCGGGAGCTGAAGGCCACCGCCGGCGGCAACTGA
- the aroB gene encoding 3-dehydroquinate synthase, with protein MFDSIRTIPVRVRPPYDVRIGSGLLGRCGDYLAALLGQRRIAVLADDTVASLYLDTVTAALEDAGFAVCSHIFPSGEGRKNLSTLTELLEFLASEHLTRTDCVAALGGGVTGDMAGFAAAVYLRGIRYVQLPTTLLAAVDSSVGGKTAVDLTAGKNLAGAFCQPAAVICDTDCLKTLPPDVFADGAAEAVKTGVLSDEALFALFEDGTLTADPGEVIARCVAYKAGVVERDEKEQGERKLLNLGHTVGHAIEKCSGYVIPHGHAVAAGLAVIARAAEALGWTEESLAARITACLSKNGLPTGTDYSAEALAEAALSDKKRAGGDITLVVPRKIGHCELRKVPVADLLPIIRAGLEA; from the coding sequence ATGTTTGACTCCATCCGAACCATTCCCGTCCGGGTCCGGCCGCCCTATGATGTGCGCATTGGCAGCGGCCTGCTTGGCCGGTGCGGGGACTATCTGGCCGCGCTGCTGGGACAGCGGAGGATCGCCGTTCTGGCCGACGACACCGTGGCCTCCCTGTACCTGGACACCGTCACCGCCGCTCTGGAGGACGCGGGCTTTGCCGTCTGCTCCCATATCTTCCCCTCCGGGGAGGGGCGCAAGAATCTCTCCACCCTGACAGAGCTACTGGAGTTCCTGGCGTCGGAGCATCTGACCCGCACGGACTGCGTGGCCGCCCTGGGCGGCGGCGTCACTGGGGACATGGCGGGCTTTGCTGCCGCCGTGTACCTCCGGGGCATCCGGTATGTCCAGCTGCCCACCACCCTGCTGGCGGCGGTGGACTCCTCCGTGGGGGGTAAGACCGCCGTGGACCTGACCGCCGGGAAGAACCTGGCCGGGGCCTTCTGCCAGCCTGCCGCCGTGATCTGCGACACGGACTGCCTGAAGACCCTGCCCCCCGACGTGTTTGCCGACGGGGCCGCCGAGGCCGTCAAGACCGGCGTGCTCTCTGACGAAGCCCTGTTCGCCCTGTTTGAGGACGGCACCCTCACCGCCGACCCCGGCGAGGTCATCGCCCGGTGCGTCGCCTACAAGGCCGGCGTGGTGGAGCGGGACGAGAAGGAGCAGGGGGAGCGGAAGCTTTTGAACCTGGGCCATACTGTGGGCCACGCCATCGAGAAGTGCAGCGGCTATGTTATCCCCCATGGCCACGCCGTGGCGGCGGGGCTGGCCGTCATCGCCCGGGCTGCGGAGGCCCTGGGCTGGACGGAGGAGTCCCTGGCGGCGCGAATCACCGCCTGCCTTTCTAAAAATGGCCTGCCCACCGGGACAGACTACTCTGCTGAAGCCCTGGCGGAGGCAGCCCTTTCCGACAAGAAGCGCGCCGGTGGGGATATCACCCTGGTGGTCCCCCGGAAGATCGGCCATTGCGAGCTGCGGAAGGTCCCGGTAGCGGACCTGCTGCCCATCATCCGGGCAGGACTGGAGGCGTAA
- a CDS encoding 3-phosphoshikimate 1-carboxyvinyltransferase has protein sequence MDLQITPKKLSGAVTPPSSKSQAHRLLIAAALSGGISVIHGLADSQDIRATRRCLSAMCAGMEDLPDGTLRVHGLGNGIVIAPPYALLDCGESGSTLRFLIPVGLLIQGEASFTGRGRLMERPLKPYEDLFREKGIAWKLADNVLTVNGGRGYGTLALDPGTYRLPGNVSSQFFTGLLFVMPLLEGDSTLVSTTPLESRDYLEMTRQAQAAAGVTSRWLDENTLFVPGGQTYQSFEATAEADWSQAGFWYAADFLDSRVDIRGLNPDSAQGDKAVSELYWRLARPGDTEIDVSGCPDLLPPLAVMAAARSGTTRFVNAARLRMKESDRLSTTAALLTALGGRAEEGPDFLTVHGGTLTGGMVDCANDHRIAMAAAIAATACTGPVTVLGAQCVQKSYPDFWEVYKNLGGDIHVL, from the coding sequence ATGGACCTTCAAATCACCCCGAAAAAACTCTCCGGCGCCGTGACGCCGCCCTCCAGCAAGTCTCAGGCCCACCGATTGCTGATCGCCGCTGCTCTCAGCGGCGGGATCAGCGTCATCCACGGCCTGGCGGACTCCCAGGACATCCGGGCCACCCGCCGGTGCCTGTCTGCCATGTGTGCCGGGATGGAGGATCTGCCGGATGGCACCCTCCGGGTCCACGGACTGGGAAACGGCATCGTCATCGCACCTCCCTATGCCCTGCTGGACTGCGGGGAATCGGGCTCTACCCTGCGCTTCCTGATCCCCGTGGGCCTGCTGATACAGGGAGAGGCGTCCTTCACCGGCCGAGGCCGGCTGATGGAGCGCCCGCTGAAGCCCTACGAGGACCTGTTCCGGGAGAAGGGCATCGCCTGGAAGCTGGCGGACAACGTCCTCACCGTAAACGGCGGTCGGGGATACGGTACCCTGGCCCTGGACCCGGGGACATACCGCCTGCCCGGCAACGTATCCAGCCAGTTCTTCACAGGGCTGCTGTTCGTCATGCCCCTGCTGGAGGGAGACTCTACCCTGGTGTCCACCACACCCCTGGAGAGCCGGGACTACCTGGAGATGACCCGGCAGGCTCAGGCCGCTGCCGGTGTCACCAGCCGGTGGCTGGACGAAAACACGCTCTTCGTCCCTGGCGGCCAGACCTACCAGTCCTTTGAGGCCACGGCGGAGGCGGACTGGTCCCAGGCGGGGTTCTGGTACGCCGCCGATTTCCTGGACAGCCGTGTGGACATCCGGGGCCTGAATCCCGACTCTGCGCAGGGGGACAAGGCAGTCAGCGAACTTTACTGGCGGCTGGCCCGGCCGGGGGACACGGAGATCGATGTCTCCGGATGCCCCGACCTGCTGCCGCCTCTGGCGGTGATGGCGGCGGCCCGCTCCGGTACCACCCGGTTTGTGAACGCTGCCCGGCTGCGGATGAAGGAGAGCGACCGGCTTTCCACCACCGCCGCCCTGCTGACCGCCCTGGGCGGACGGGCGGAGGAGGGGCCGGACTTTCTGACAGTCCACGGCGGGACGCTCACCGGCGGCATGGTGGACTGCGCCAACGACCACCGGATCGCCATGGCGGCCGCCATCGCCGCCACCGCCTGTACCGGCCCCGTCACGGTGCTGGGGGCCCAATGCGTGCAGAAGTCCTACCCGGATTTCTGGGAGGTGTACAAGAACCTGGGAGGTGATATCCATGTCCTCTGA
- the aroC gene encoding chorismate synthase yields the protein MSSEFGSLLKISVFGQSHGRAIGVVVDGLPAGEAIDLEELNAFLARRKPGKSHLSTARREADAPVFLSGLENGVTCGAPLCAVIENGDQHSSDYDALQDKPRPGHADYTAFVKWGGQADMRGGGHFSGRLTAPLCIAGGIAKQILSRRGVYVGAHLQSVGTVADALFPLRPTKELFDAVAAKPFPVLDDQAGERMQALILEAWKNLDSVGGVVECAATGLPAGLGEPMFGGVENRLAAALFGIPAVKGVEFGDGFAAARSRGSENNDPFVMEDGRVQTQTNHAGGILGGITSGMPIVLRTAMKPTPSIAQPQRTVSLSAGENAELVIHGRHDPCIAHRAVPVVEAVTAAVLLDLLLEGHHGTF from the coding sequence ATGTCCTCTGAATTCGGCAGTCTCCTGAAAATCTCTGTCTTCGGCCAATCCCATGGAAGGGCCATCGGCGTGGTGGTGGATGGCCTGCCCGCCGGGGAGGCCATCGACCTGGAGGAGCTGAACGCCTTCCTGGCCCGGCGGAAGCCGGGGAAGAGCCACCTTTCCACCGCCCGGAGGGAGGCCGACGCGCCGGTGTTCCTCTCCGGCCTGGAAAACGGCGTCACCTGTGGAGCCCCTCTGTGCGCGGTCATCGAAAATGGAGACCAGCACTCATCGGACTATGATGCCCTGCAGGACAAGCCCCGGCCCGGCCACGCAGACTACACTGCATTTGTCAAGTGGGGCGGGCAGGCGGACATGCGGGGCGGCGGCCACTTCTCCGGCCGGCTGACGGCGCCCCTGTGTATCGCCGGCGGCATCGCCAAGCAGATTCTCTCCCGCCGGGGCGTATACGTAGGGGCCCACCTCCAGTCCGTGGGGACGGTGGCGGATGCATTATTCCCCCTGCGGCCCACGAAGGAGCTGTTTGACGCCGTGGCTGCCAAGCCATTCCCGGTGCTGGACGACCAGGCGGGGGAGCGGATGCAGGCGCTGATTCTGGAGGCCTGGAAAAATCTGGATTCTGTGGGAGGCGTCGTTGAGTGTGCCGCCACGGGCCTTCCCGCCGGACTGGGGGAGCCCATGTTCGGCGGCGTGGAAAACCGGCTGGCCGCCGCCCTCTTCGGCATTCCCGCCGTGAAGGGCGTGGAGTTTGGGGACGGCTTCGCCGCCGCCCGGTCCCGGGGGTCCGAAAACAACGACCCCTTTGTGATGGAGGACGGCCGGGTGCAGACGCAGACCAACCACGCGGGCGGCATTCTGGGGGGCATCACCAGCGGAATGCCCATCGTCCTGCGGACGGCCATGAAGCCCACACCGTCCATCGCCCAGCCCCAGCGGACGGTCAGCCTGTCCGCCGGAGAGAATGCGGAGCTTGTGATTCACGGGCGGCACGACCCCTGCATTGCCCACCGGGCGGTCCCGGTGGTGGAGGCGGTTACTGCCGCCGTGCTGTTAGATTTATTATTGGAGGGACATCATGGAACTTTCTGA
- a CDS encoding bifunctional chorismate mutase/prephenate dehydratase, producing MELSEIREKIDAVDEQLLDLFLQRMDLSDEVAAYKNAHHLPILNKERERAILAKVTEKSGERERYAYHLFSTLFELARSRQAELISAPTKVAAQVRASLEAGTSVFPQTGLVACQGVEGANSQVACDRLLPRGNIVYVKTFQAVVSAVESGLCRFGVLPIENSSNGSVRAVYELLQDHNLSIVRSTRLCIRHELLTLPGVKMEDITEIYSHEQAIGQCSKFLNSLNGVRVIPCDNTAMAAKMVAEKGDRHAAAISSHPCAALYGLTCLNDSIQDSDNNYTRFICITKDPVIYAGANRISLIIAFDNRPGALYEILSKLAALDINMTKLESCPVAGSDFEFVFFLELDASVQDPSVLAMLEEMERSCAEFQFLGNYAEV from the coding sequence ATGGAACTTTCTGAGATTCGAGAGAAGATCGACGCAGTGGACGAGCAGCTGCTGGACCTGTTCCTGCAGCGCATGGACCTGTCCGACGAGGTGGCTGCCTACAAGAATGCGCACCATCTGCCCATTTTGAACAAAGAACGGGAGCGGGCCATCCTGGCCAAGGTGACGGAGAAATCCGGGGAGCGGGAGCGGTATGCCTACCACCTGTTCTCCACCCTGTTCGAGCTGGCCCGGTCCCGGCAGGCAGAGCTGATCTCCGCCCCCACCAAGGTGGCCGCCCAAGTCCGCGCCTCTCTGGAGGCCGGTACCTCGGTCTTTCCCCAGACGGGCCTGGTGGCCTGTCAGGGCGTGGAGGGGGCCAACTCCCAGGTGGCCTGTGACCGGCTGCTGCCCCGGGGCAACATCGTGTATGTGAAGACCTTCCAGGCTGTGGTGTCCGCTGTGGAGTCCGGCCTGTGCAGGTTCGGTGTGCTGCCCATTGAGAACAGCTCCAACGGCTCCGTCCGGGCGGTGTACGAGCTGCTGCAGGACCACAACCTCTCCATCGTCCGGTCCACCCGGCTGTGCATCCGGCACGAGTTGCTGACGCTGCCCGGCGTGAAGATGGAGGACATCACGGAGATCTACTCCCACGAGCAGGCCATCGGCCAGTGCAGCAAGTTCCTGAACAGCCTCAACGGCGTCCGTGTCATCCCCTGCGACAACACCGCCATGGCCGCCAAGATGGTGGCGGAGAAGGGCGACCGCCACGCCGCCGCCATTTCCTCCCACCCCTGCGCGGCGTTGTACGGCCTGACCTGCCTCAACGACAGCATCCAGGACAGCGACAACAACTACACCCGGTTCATCTGCATCACCAAGGATCCGGTGATCTATGCCGGCGCCAACCGGATCAGCCTGATTATCGCCTTTGACAACCGGCCCGGCGCCCTGTATGAAATCCTCTCCAAGCTGGCGGCACTGGACATCAACATGACGAAGCTGGAGTCCTGCCCCGTGGCGGGAAGTGACTTTGAGTTTGTTTTCTTCCTGGAGCTGGACGCCTCCGTCCAGGATCCCAGCGTCCTGGCCATGCTGGAGGAGATGGAGCGCAGCTGTGCCGAGTTCCAGTTCTTGGGCAACTACGCGGAAGTCTGA
- a CDS encoding shikimate kinase yields MDERIYGLLGRKLGHSWSVPIHAALGNGAYRLLELEPDGLAPFLHRKDIGGLNVTIPYKRDVMPLCDEIDPAAEAIGSVNTIVRCADGKLVGYNTDIDGFLYMACRAGISLSGKKVVILGSGGASLTAQTAARQGGAAEVVVVSRFGPDNYDNLSRHADAEILVNATPVGMYPGNGQSPVDLSVFPVCQGVLDVIYNPRRTALLLQAEARSIPCSDGLPMLVAQAVAAEERFFNRSIPAGENERILVQLRREMTNLILIGMPGSGKTTVGEALSRLTGREAVDLDQMIETTAGCSIPEIFQREGESGFRARERAAAEEAGKRTGVILLTGGGIIKTAENYAALHQNGRIYQLVRDLSLLPTEGRPLSQGADLAAMWRERAPLYARFRDVEIDNSGTVEDTAAAIWRDFCAHSGS; encoded by the coding sequence ATGGATGAGCGGATTTACGGCCTGCTGGGCCGGAAGCTGGGCCACAGCTGGTCCGTCCCCATCCATGCCGCCCTGGGCAACGGCGCCTACCGCCTTCTCGAGCTGGAGCCGGATGGACTGGCTCCCTTTCTTCACCGGAAGGACATCGGCGGCCTGAACGTCACCATCCCCTACAAGCGGGACGTGATGCCCCTGTGCGATGAGATCGACCCGGCGGCGGAGGCCATCGGCAGCGTCAACACCATCGTCCGGTGCGCAGACGGCAAGCTGGTGGGCTATAATACGGACATCGACGGGTTCCTCTATATGGCCTGCCGGGCGGGTATCTCCCTGTCAGGGAAAAAAGTCGTGATTTTGGGCAGCGGCGGGGCGTCTCTGACGGCCCAGACCGCCGCCCGGCAGGGGGGCGCGGCGGAGGTTGTGGTGGTATCCCGTTTCGGTCCGGACAACTATGACAACCTCTCTCGCCACGCTGACGCGGAGATCCTGGTGAACGCCACTCCGGTGGGCATGTACCCCGGCAACGGCCAGTCTCCCGTGGACCTGTCCGTATTTCCGGTCTGTCAGGGGGTGCTGGACGTCATCTACAATCCCCGGCGCACGGCCCTGCTGCTGCAGGCGGAGGCGCGGAGCATCCCCTGCTCTGACGGACTGCCCATGCTGGTGGCCCAGGCGGTGGCGGCAGAGGAGCGGTTCTTCAACAGGTCCATTCCCGCCGGTGAGAATGAGCGGATTTTGGTTCAGCTCCGGCGGGAGATGACCAACCTCATCCTGATCGGCATGCCCGGCAGTGGCAAGACCACGGTGGGGGAGGCGCTCTCCCGCCTCACCGGCCGGGAGGCCGTGGATCTGGACCAGATGATCGAAACCACCGCCGGCTGTTCCATCCCGGAGATCTTCCAGCGTGAAGGCGAGTCCGGCTTCCGGGCCCGGGAGCGGGCCGCCGCGGAGGAGGCTGGGAAGCGCACAGGCGTCATCCTCCTCACCGGCGGCGGTATCATCAAGACGGCGGAAAACTACGCGGCCCTCCATCAGAACGGCCGCATCTATCAGCTGGTGCGGGATCTCAGCCTGCTGCCCACCGAGGGCCGGCCCCTGTCCCAGGGGGCGGATCTGGCCGCCATGTGGCGGGAGCGGGCGCCCCTGTACGCCCGATTCCGGGACGTGGAGATTGACAACAGCGGCACGGTGGAGGACACCGCCGCCGCTATCTGGAGGGATTTTTGTGCACATTCTGGTAGTTAA
- the aroQ gene encoding type II 3-dehydroquinate dehydratase: MHILVVNGPNMNMLGIRQPEIYGHETYEDLKALIRAEADRLGASVSFFQSNHEGALVDAIQQAYFDHVDGIIINPAAYTHTSVALLDAVKAVGIPTVEVHVSDPDSREEFRRVSYIRAACAATIRGHGLQGYVEALRFLCGADA; this comes from the coding sequence GTGCACATTCTGGTAGTTAACGGCCCCAATATGAACATGCTGGGAATCCGCCAGCCGGAGATCTACGGCCATGAGACCTATGAGGACCTGAAGGCGCTGATCCGGGCGGAGGCGGACCGGCTGGGCGCGTCCGTCTCCTTCTTCCAGTCCAACCACGAGGGGGCCCTGGTGGACGCCATCCAGCAGGCATACTTCGACCATGTGGACGGCATCATCATCAACCCGGCAGCCTACACCCACACCAGTGTGGCCCTGCTGGATGCCGTGAAGGCGGTGGGGATCCCCACGGTGGAGGTCCACGTCTCCGACCCGGACAGCCGGGAGGAGTTCCGCCGTGTCTCCTACATCCGGGCCGCCTGCGCGGCCACCATCCGGGGCCATGGGCTCCAGGGATATGTGGAGGCCCTGCGGTTTCTCTGCGGCGCGGACGCTTGA
- a CDS encoding metal-sensing transcriptional repressor translates to MRQCMDADNLHRRLKKIVGQVQAIDRMVDEDVPCEDVLSQINAAKSALHKCGQVVLEGHIQHCVRDGIQHGDADKTIESFTKAVERFSNMG, encoded by the coding sequence ATGAGACAATGTATGGATGCGGACAACCTGCACCGGCGGCTGAAGAAGATCGTCGGCCAGGTGCAGGCCATTGACCGCATGGTAGACGAGGACGTGCCCTGTGAGGATGTGCTGTCCCAGATCAACGCCGCCAAGTCCGCCCTCCACAAGTGCGGGCAGGTGGTGCTGGAGGGGCACATCCAGCACTGTGTCCGGGACGGCATCCAGCACGGGGATGCGGACAAGACCATCGAGAGCTTCACCAAGGCGGTGGAGCGGTTCTCCAACATGGGTTGA